One genomic region from Streptomyces sp. NBC_01431 encodes:
- a CDS encoding cold-shock protein, which produces MAQGTVKWFNAEKGYGFIAVDGGADVFVHYSAIQMDGYRTLEEGQRVEFEISQGQKGPQADMVKLAV; this is translated from the coding sequence ATGGCTCAGGGCACCGTCAAGTGGTTCAACGCGGAGAAGGGGTACGGCTTCATCGCGGTCGACGGTGGTGCGGATGTTTTCGTCCACTACAGCGCGATCCAGATGGACGGTTACCGCACCCTTGAAGAAGGTCAGCGAGTCGAGTTCGAGATCTCGCAGGGCCAGAAGGGTCCGCAGGCGGACATGGTCAAGCTCGCCGTCTGA
- a CDS encoding MoaD/ThiS family protein, which produces MSVNVRIPTILRTYTGGQAEVAAEGATLAEVIADLEKNHTGIAARVLDDQGKLRRFVNVYVNDDDVRFEQGLETATPEGAGVSIIPAVAGG; this is translated from the coding sequence ATGAGCGTGAACGTCCGCATCCCCACGATCCTGCGCACCTACACCGGCGGTCAGGCCGAGGTCGCCGCCGAGGGCGCCACCCTCGCCGAGGTCATCGCAGACCTGGAGAAGAACCACACCGGCATCGCCGCCCGCGTCCTGGACGACCAGGGCAAGCTGCGCCGCTTCGTCAACGTGTACGTCAACGACGACGACGTGCGCTTCGAGCAGGGCCTGGAGACGGCGACGCCCGAGGGCGCCGGAGTCTCGATCATTCCGGCCGTCGCCGGAGGCTGA
- the thrC gene encoding threonine synthase: MSAQTVESRTAVDLGPASGLSCRECGQRFELGPIFACELCFGPLEVAYDLPLGDPEALRKQIEAGPENIWRYAPLLPVPADVADKPNLNPGFTKLVRAENLARELGVEPGKLFVKDDSGNPTHSFKDRVVAQALEAARAFGFTTLSCSSTGNLAGAVGAAAARAGFRSCVFIPHDLEQGKVVMAAVYGGELVGIEGNYDDVNRFCSELIGDPLGEGWGFVNVNLRPYYGEGSKTLAYEICEQLGWRLPDQLVIPIASGSQLTKIDKGLQELIKLGLVEDKPYKIFGAQAEGCSPVSTAFKAGHDVVRPQKPDTIAKSLAIGNPADGPYVLDIARRTGGAVEDVNDEQIVDAIKLLARTEGIFAETAGGVTVGVTKKLIEAGLIDPSLTTVVLNTGDGLKTLDAVAPTTGPTATIRPSLDAFRDAGLAH, encoded by the coding sequence ATGTCTGCACAGACTGTTGAATCCCGCACTGCTGTCGATCTCGGTCCGGCGTCCGGGCTTTCCTGCCGCGAGTGCGGACAGCGCTTCGAACTCGGCCCGATCTTCGCGTGCGAACTGTGTTTCGGACCGCTCGAAGTGGCTTATGACCTGCCGCTCGGCGACCCCGAGGCGCTGCGCAAGCAGATCGAGGCCGGCCCCGAGAACATCTGGCGCTACGCGCCGCTGCTGCCCGTCCCCGCCGACGTCGCCGACAAGCCGAACCTGAACCCGGGCTTCACCAAGCTCGTCAGGGCCGAGAACCTGGCGCGCGAGCTGGGCGTCGAGCCCGGCAAGCTCTTCGTGAAGGACGACTCCGGAAACCCGACGCACTCCTTCAAGGACCGCGTCGTGGCGCAGGCCCTGGAGGCCGCCCGCGCCTTCGGCTTCACCACGCTCTCCTGCTCCTCCACCGGAAACCTCGCGGGCGCGGTCGGCGCCGCCGCCGCGCGGGCCGGATTCCGCTCCTGCGTGTTCATCCCGCACGACCTGGAGCAGGGCAAGGTCGTCATGGCCGCGGTGTACGGCGGCGAGCTCGTCGGCATCGAGGGCAACTACGACGACGTGAACCGCTTCTGCTCCGAGCTCATCGGCGACCCGCTGGGCGAGGGCTGGGGCTTCGTCAACGTCAACCTGCGCCCGTACTACGGCGAGGGTTCCAAGACGCTGGCGTACGAGATCTGCGAGCAGCTCGGCTGGCGGCTGCCGGACCAGCTGGTCATCCCGATCGCCTCGGGCTCGCAACTCACCAAGATCGACAAGGGACTTCAGGAGCTCATCAAGCTGGGCCTGGTCGAGGACAAGCCGTACAAGATCTTCGGCGCGCAGGCCGAGGGCTGCTCCCCGGTGTCCACCGCCTTCAAGGCCGGGCACGACGTGGTTCGCCCGCAGAAGCCGGACACCATCGCCAAGTCGCTGGCGATCGGCAACCCGGCGGACGGCCCGTACGTCCTGGACATCGCCCGGCGCACCGGCGGCGCGGTGGAGGACGTCAACGACGAGCAGATCGTCGACGCCATCAAGCTGCTCGCCCGCACCGAGGGCATCTTCGCGGAGACGGCGGGCGGCGTGACGGTGGGCGTCACCAAGAAGCTCATCGAGGCCGGACTCATCGACCCTTCGCTCACCACGGTCGTTCTCAACACGGGCGACGGCCTCAAGACCCTCGACGCCGTGGCCCCGACCACCGGCCCGACGGCGACGATCCGCCCGAGCCTGGACGCGTTCCGCGACGCGGGCCTCGCCCACTGA
- a CDS encoding glucosyl-3-phosphoglycerate synthase, producing the protein MLEEVERWLSRRSWSAAERPLDRIMAAKHKGGATVSVVLPALDEEATVGAIVTAIRDALMTSATPLVDELVVIDSGSTDRTAEVAAAAGARVVHRDAILPRIPALPGKGEVLWRSLLVTSGDIVCFIDADLKDFDPAFVSGIVGPLLTDPDVDFVKAMYDRPLGEAAGQGGRVTELVARPLLNLHWPQLAGFVQPLGGEYAARRSLLERLPFPVGYGVEIALLIDALHTVGLDGLAQVDVGVRKHRHQDGQALGRMAAAIYRTAQLRLSRGHLVRPELTQFERGERGFVPRTYAVDTEERPPMRDIEEYPVHRAA; encoded by the coding sequence GTGCTGGAAGAGGTGGAGCGCTGGCTGAGCAGGCGTTCCTGGTCGGCGGCCGAGCGTCCGCTGGACCGGATCATGGCCGCGAAGCACAAGGGCGGAGCCACCGTCAGCGTCGTCCTGCCCGCTCTCGACGAGGAGGCCACGGTCGGCGCCATCGTCACCGCGATCCGGGACGCGCTCATGACGTCCGCGACTCCGCTGGTGGACGAACTGGTCGTCATCGACTCCGGTTCCACCGACCGCACCGCCGAGGTCGCGGCGGCGGCCGGCGCGCGGGTGGTCCACCGGGACGCGATCCTGCCGCGCATCCCCGCGCTGCCGGGCAAGGGCGAGGTGCTGTGGCGCTCGCTGCTCGTGACCAGCGGCGACATCGTGTGCTTCATCGACGCCGACCTGAAGGACTTCGACCCGGCGTTCGTGTCCGGGATCGTCGGGCCGCTGCTCACCGACCCGGACGTGGACTTCGTCAAGGCGATGTACGACCGCCCGCTCGGAGAGGCGGCGGGCCAGGGCGGCCGGGTCACCGAGCTCGTGGCGCGACCGCTGCTCAACCTGCACTGGCCCCAACTGGCCGGATTCGTCCAGCCGTTGGGCGGCGAGTACGCGGCCCGGCGCTCGCTCCTTGAGCGGCTGCCGTTCCCCGTCGGGTACGGGGTGGAGATCGCCCTGCTGATCGACGCGCTGCACACGGTGGGCCTCGACGGGCTGGCCCAGGTCGACGTGGGCGTACGCAAGCACCGTCACCAGGACGGACAGGCGCTGGGGCGGATGGCCGCCGCGATCTACCGCACCGCCCAGCTGCGGCTGTCCCGGGGCCACCTCGTACGCCCCGAGCTGACCCAGTTCGAGCGCGGCGAGCGCGGCTTCGTACCGCGGACGTACGCCGTGGACACCGAGGAGCGGCCGCCGATGCGGGACATCGAGGAGTACCCGGTCCATCGCGCCGCGTAG
- a CDS encoding alpha,alpha-trehalose-phosphate synthase (UDP-forming), which produces MVSEHATPKVQVLLASNRGPVSYALKEDGSLESRRGGGGLVSGLSAIGDEVESLWVCAALGDGDREAVRRGIGEQGVRMLDIDPEVFAQAYNGIANSVLWFVHHMLYQTPLEPSFDAEFRRQWASYETCNRAFAEALAAAAGDGARVLVQDYHLALVPGMLRELRPDLRIGHFSHTPWAPVDYFRMLPDDIAARLVRGMLGADRLGFLTRRWASAFMDSATATLPDETEAFVPSGEGRRWLRHRVPGRAPHETDIAVHPLGADGDFLRRRSREADVEERIIALREQIGAGRRTIVRVDRTELSKNIVRGLHAYRHLLDTRPEWRERVVHVAFAYPSRQDLAVYRDYTAEVARVAEDINSAYGTASWTPVLLHVQDDFARSLAAYRLADVALVNPIRDGMNLVAKEVPVVSDAGCVLVLSREAGAVAELGDDALVVNPYDVVGTADALHAALCMGEGERAERTKRLAAAGTGVPPRRWFLDQLEGLGS; this is translated from the coding sequence ATGGTCTCCGAGCACGCCACCCCCAAGGTCCAGGTACTCCTCGCGTCCAACCGCGGCCCCGTTTCGTACGCCCTGAAGGAGGACGGCTCGCTGGAGTCCAGGCGCGGCGGGGGCGGGCTGGTCTCCGGGCTCAGCGCGATCGGCGACGAGGTGGAGTCGCTGTGGGTCTGCGCGGCGCTCGGCGACGGCGACCGCGAGGCGGTGCGGCGCGGCATCGGTGAACAGGGTGTCCGCATGCTGGACATCGATCCGGAGGTCTTCGCCCAGGCGTACAACGGCATCGCGAACTCGGTGCTGTGGTTCGTCCACCACATGCTCTACCAGACGCCGCTGGAGCCGTCCTTCGACGCGGAGTTCCGGCGGCAGTGGGCTTCGTACGAGACGTGCAACCGGGCGTTCGCCGAGGCGCTGGCGGCGGCGGCCGGGGACGGGGCGCGGGTCCTGGTGCAGGACTACCACCTGGCCCTGGTGCCGGGGATGCTCCGCGAGCTCCGTCCCGACCTGCGGATCGGGCACTTCTCGCACACGCCGTGGGCGCCGGTGGACTACTTCCGGATGCTGCCGGACGACATCGCGGCGCGGCTGGTGCGGGGGATGCTCGGCGCGGACCGGCTGGGGTTCCTCACCCGGCGGTGGGCGTCGGCGTTCATGGACTCGGCGACGGCGACGCTGCCGGACGAGACGGAGGCGTTCGTGCCGTCCGGCGAGGGGCGGCGCTGGTTGCGGCACCGCGTGCCCGGCCGGGCGCCGCACGAGACGGACATCGCGGTGCACCCGCTGGGCGCGGACGGCGACTTCCTGCGGCGGCGCTCGCGCGAGGCGGACGTGGAGGAGCGCATCATCGCGCTGCGCGAGCAGATCGGTGCGGGCCGTCGGACGATCGTGCGGGTCGACCGCACCGAGCTGTCCAAGAACATCGTGCGGGGCCTGCATGCCTACCGGCACCTGCTGGACACGCGTCCCGAGTGGCGGGAGCGGGTCGTGCACGTCGCCTTCGCGTATCCCTCGCGGCAGGACCTCGCGGTGTACCGGGACTACACCGCGGAGGTCGCCCGGGTCGCCGAGGACATCAACTCGGCGTATGGCACGGCAAGTTGGACCCCGGTCCTGCTGCACGTCCAGGACGACTTCGCCCGCTCGCTGGCGGCGTACCGGCTCGCGGACGTGGCCCTGGTGAACCCCATCCGGGACGGCATGAACCTCGTCGCGAAGGAGGTGCCGGTGGTGTCGGACGCGGGGTGCGTGCTCGTGCTGTCGCGGGAGGCGGGCGCGGTGGCGGAGCTCGGGGACGACGCGCTGGTGGTGAACCCGTACGACGTGGTGGGCACGGCCGACGCGCTGCACGCGGCGTTGTGCATGGGGGAAGGGGAGCGGGCCGAGCGGACGAAGCGGCTGGCCGCGGCCGGGACGGGCGTGCCGCCCCGGCGCTGGTTCCTGGACCAGTTGGAGGGGCTGGGGAGCTGA
- the otsB gene encoding trehalose-phosphatase, with protein MGSQPHPLPTPATQLGRDGLAAIVARPERAVVALDFDGTLAEIVADPEQARAHPDAVPALVALAPHVASVAVVTGRPAGVAVRYGGFAGVPGLEHLVVLGHYGAERWDAVTGTVHTPAPHPGVTAARAELPGVLESHGAWRGTWVEEKGQAVAVHTRRAQDPEAAYEALRAPMAELASHHGLVLEPGRLVLELRPPGMDKGVALAAYVREVGAESVLYAGDDLGDLPAFAAVEKLRSDGMPGLLVAADTVIPELSERADLLLNGPASVTTFLRTLAGQM; from the coding sequence ATGGGCAGCCAACCGCACCCCTTGCCGACCCCCGCCACCCAGCTCGGCCGCGACGGGCTCGCCGCGATCGTCGCGAGGCCGGAACGGGCCGTCGTCGCGCTCGACTTCGACGGCACCCTCGCCGAGATCGTCGCCGACCCCGAACAGGCCCGAGCCCACCCGGACGCCGTGCCGGCGCTCGTCGCGCTGGCCCCGCACGTGGCATCCGTCGCCGTGGTCACCGGCCGGCCGGCCGGGGTCGCGGTCCGCTACGGCGGCTTCGCGGGCGTACCGGGCCTGGAACACCTCGTCGTCCTGGGCCACTACGGTGCCGAACGCTGGGACGCGGTCACCGGCACCGTCCACACCCCCGCCCCGCACCCCGGCGTAACCGCCGCCCGCGCCGAACTCCCCGGAGTCCTTGAGTCCCACGGCGCCTGGCGCGGCACCTGGGTGGAGGAGAAGGGCCAGGCCGTGGCGGTCCACACCCGCCGGGCCCAGGACCCCGAGGCCGCCTACGAGGCGCTGCGCGCACCCATGGCCGAGCTTGCGAGCCACCACGGCCTGGTCCTCGAACCGGGCCGCCTGGTACTGGAGTTGCGGCCCCCCGGCATGGACAAGGGGGTGGCGCTCGCCGCGTACGTACGAGAGGTCGGCGCCGAGTCGGTCCTGTACGCGGGTGACGACCTGGGCGACCTTCCCGCCTTCGCCGCCGTCGAAAAGCTCCGCTCGGACGGAATGCCGGGCCTGCTGGTGGCCGCGGATACGGTGATACCCGAACTGTCGGAGCGGGCCGACCTGCTGCTGAACGGCCCGGCATCGGTGACGACGTTCCTGCGAACGCTGGCCGGTCAGATGTAG